The Dethiosulfovibrio peptidovorans genome includes a window with the following:
- a CDS encoding histidinol phosphate phosphatase: protein MIMYNDVHVHTFFSSDSEVAVEEQIERAIHMGMEYICITDHQDYDYPEWKNYTYQVGENADIGAYYDYMSVVRDRYVGRINMLIGMEFGLQPHLGPVYDEVYEKYPFDMCIGSTHVYEGRDTEDQTLYSGRSKEESVRAYFVEEMKNLSVTHGYDTVGHLDYVLRDIPGKNKDFSYKRYADILDELLLLLINRYKAIELNTKPLVVGMRDSSPGREVFKRYRELGGELVTLGSDAHFPERIGACFDIATDILKDAGFKYYCVYKKHEPLFFPL, encoded by the coding sequence TTGATCATGTATAACGACGTACACGTTCATACGTTTTTTTCCAGTGATTCAGAGGTCGCAGTTGAGGAGCAAATTGAGCGCGCCATCCACATGGGTATGGAGTATATCTGCATTACCGATCATCAGGATTACGACTATCCGGAGTGGAAAAACTACACCTATCAGGTCGGTGAAAATGCGGATATTGGTGCTTATTACGACTATATGAGTGTTGTGCGCGATCGCTATGTTGGGCGCATCAATATGCTTATTGGTATGGAATTTGGGTTGCAGCCGCATCTCGGCCCTGTATACGACGAGGTGTATGAAAAATATCCTTTTGACATGTGCATAGGTTCCACACACGTGTACGAAGGACGCGACACAGAAGATCAGACTCTGTATTCAGGACGCTCCAAGGAAGAATCCGTCCGTGCGTATTTTGTGGAAGAGATGAAAAACCTCTCAGTGACTCATGGTTACGACACGGTCGGACACCTTGACTATGTGTTGCGAGATATCCCCGGCAAGAACAAAGATTTTTCATATAAACGTTATGCCGATATTCTTGATGAACTGCTTCTTTTGCTGATTAATCGCTACAAGGCCATTGAGCTGAACACGAAACCACTTGTGGTCGGTATGCGTGACTCCAGCCCTGGGCGTGAGGTGTTCAAGCGCTATCGGGAGCTTGGGGGAGAGCTCGTCACTCTGGGATCGGATGCTCATTTTCCTGAGCGAATTGGTGCTTGTTTTGATATCGCAACGGACATTCTTAAAGATGCTGGGTTTAAGTATTACTGTGTGTATAAGAAACACGAACCTCTTTTTTTCCCGCTGTAA